From the genome of Halictus rubicundus isolate RS-2024b chromosome 2, iyHalRubi1_principal, whole genome shotgun sequence, one region includes:
- the LOC143365756 gene encoding uncharacterized protein LOC143365756, translating into MPITSDNNACVRNMTDFESIQLPVDTIIHILSYLSTSDRKSARLVCHAWREASLAMKFVDQEALVLGRPPADNLSQVMEVLQQSTRPFYHFVFREVELRRSMPVWDHYGPHMKSLVLVCCDLSEKMLVQILKCCSSLKVLRINACRECLMSGKLLEDENDIKELSETLKSLRELSLDYNRFLSDLLFARLTSCCSNVESLNLTGCQMSFHSGLYKKFYPQNCIPLPQASSFVLTFLNTLHYLKRQAHRLKHLNFGYTLIDGTALTTLAALEGLRLESLMLQGCYHLTIEGIRGLTQHQTCLKVLDISFCVRITDASLLCICKNLPKLETFKIKRCRAITDNGVQYIRLLKNLKELDISEIEQLTGDCITRGLCSSRHTDDKLEENIELANVNHRSTGEDYDEGKTVQKKNMQILSANALHLQEESIECITRSFPNLRVLELSYCFSGVTDRTIQMIFKELVHLETLKISHCDKVSDAGLTGMGAGSNECVENIQVVYKPEFAETRLRISLRSRAEEEIVRDADRKREVMKLCEKEDIKSVFSLNRLKHLRELDLSGCNRITDVSLKHAFAFPELKILNLSQCQQVTHVGLDYLSRNNPAIEDLNLNQCHNISDIGILYLVQRLHRLKRLLIQACSQLTNRTLDSIKLYCKSLHYLDTRYCRGMTVAGLESLTHLYVDCNKHMEDLDIVSAGNEVLPPPAPPLPSLPSLP; encoded by the exons ATGCCGATAACGTCCGATAATAACGCTTGTGTGCGAAACATGACAGATTTTGAAAGTATTCAGTTGCCCGTAGAC ACGATTATACACATATTGTCGTATCTGTCTACATCCGACAGGAAGTCAGCGAGACTAGTATGTCATGCTTGGAGAGAAGCATCGCTCGCCATGAAATTTGTGGATCAAGAGGCGCTAGTCCTTGGTCGACCTCCCGCGGATAATCTAAGTCAAGTAATGGAAGTACTCCAGCAATCTACACGACCATTTTATCACTTTGTTTTTAGAGAAGTGGAGTTGAGGAGGAGTATGCCGGTGTGGGATCATTACGGACCTCATATGAAAAGTCTTGTATTG GTGTGCTGTGATCTAAGCGAGAAGATGCTTGTACAAATTCTGAAATGCTGTAGTTCTTTAAAAGTACTACGTATAAATGCCTGCAGAGAATGCCTGATGTCCGGGAAACTTTTGGAGGACGAAAACGACATAAAAGAGCTCTCGGAGACGTTGAAAAGTCTGCGAGAACTTAGTCTCGATTACAATAGATTTTTAAGCGATCTTTTATTTGCTAGATTAACTTCTTGTTGCTCAAACGTGGAGTCTTTGAATCTTACGGGTTGCCAGATGTCTTTCCACAGCGGATTATACAAAAAGTTTTACCCTCAAAACTGTATACCGCTACCACAAGCGTCGAGCTTTGTTCTGACTTTCCTGAATACGTTGCACTATCTAAAACGACAAGCGCACCGATTGAAGCATTTGAATTTTGGGTACACTCTGATCGATGGAACCGCCTTGACTACTTTGGCAGCTTTGGAGGGTTTGAGACTGGAGTCGTTGATGTTGCAAGGCTGCTATCACTTAACTATCGAAGGCATCCGAGGTCTTACTCAACATCAAACATGCCTGAAAGTCCTTGACATTAGTTTCTGCGTGAGAATCACCGACGCCAGCTTGCTTTGTATTTGCAAGAATCTACCGAAGCTAGAAACGTTCAAGATAAAAAGGTGTCGCGCGATCACCGATAACGGAGTACAGTACATTCGGCTACTGAAGAATTTGAAAGAACTCGACATCTCGGAGATCGAACAACTTACCGGGGACTGCATAACTCGTGGACTTTGTTCGAGTCGCCATACTGACGACAAACTCGAAGAGAACATTGAATTGGCGAACGTAAATCATAGATCTACCGGTGAGGACTATGACGAGGGAAAGACTGTACAGAAGAAGAACATGCAGATACTCTCTGCGAACGCGTTGCACCTACAGGAAGAATCGATCGAGTGCATAACCAGGTCGTTCCCTAATTTGAGAGTACTTGAGCTCAGTTATTGCTTTAGCGGTGTTACAGATAGAACCATACAG ATGATATTTAAGGAGCTTGTACATttggaaacattaaaaataagcCATTGCGATAAGGTCAGTGACGCCGGCTTGACGGGTATGGGCGCCGGTAGCAACGAATGCGTCGAAAACATACAGGTTGTATATAAGCCAGAATTTGCAGAAACCAGATTAAGAATTAGCCTACGGTCGAGGGCCGAAGAGGAGATAGTACGCGACGCGGATCGAAAGCGAGAAGTGATGAAACTCTGCGAAAAGGAGGACATCAAATCCGTGTTTTCGTTGAACAGGCTGAAACACCTTCGAGAACTAGACCTTTCCGGCTGCAATAGAATCACCGATGTCAGTCTGAAGCATGCATTTGCATTCCCAGAATTGAAAATCTTAAACCTGAGCCAGTGCCAGCAG GTGACACACGTAGGATTAGATTATTTATCCAGGAACAACCCAGCAATCGAAGACCTGAACCTGAATCAGTGTCACAATATATCGGATATTGGAATATTGTATCTGGTACAGCGGCTACACAGATTGAAACGTCTTCTCATACAG GCGTGCTCGCAACTGACAAATCGTACCCTCGACTCTATTAAACTGTACTGCAAGAGTCTTCATTATTTGGACACTCGTTATTGTCGCGGGATGACAGTGGCAGGGCTCGAAAGTTTGACGCACCTGTACGTCGATTGTAACAAACACATGGAGGATCTTGATATTGTCTCGGCTGGGAACGAGGTACTTCCACCACCAGCACCGCCTTTGCCGTCGCTACCTTCCTTACCATAG